The Streptococcus sanguinis genome contains the following window.
TGAAGGGCTTAATAATTAAGATTTTTAAAAATTGAAATCTTTTTGTCCCAGCCTCTTTTAAATGCCTCGTTTAGATTAGTTGAAAAAAATCCGATGTACTAAAGAACTTCGTTACGCGACCGCTTTCGTGTTTGATAGTAGATTAAAAGCACTAAAAATGACAAGGTCTGAGCCACGGTAATTCGAAGACTAAGTAGCTGATCCGTTCCGTTTTTTGATAGGACATGAAGCAGATTAACCACCGTGTTATTAACAAACTGAACAGCCATACCCATATAGAGACTTCCCGTCATCTTAGCCATAAGAGCAAACTGAAGACCAATCAGAAAACTAGTGAGAACTAAAATCAAACTATTAATACAGAAGCCTGTCAAGCTCATTTCCCCATCAAGCAAACTTCTGAAGGGTGCCATGATATGCCAGAAACCAAAAAGGAGACTCGAAAAAAGAGCTGCTTTTATAAAGCTGTATTTTCTTTCAAAAACTTTTTGAAAGAGTCCACGAAAGATTCCTTCTTCCATGAGGACATTGATGAGATTGCCTGCCAGACAGATCAATAGAAAAAGAAGGCCCCTTTGCTGGCCGATATTGCCGTTGACCGAATAAGCAGACACATAGAAATCAAGCCCCAGAAAATTTCCTTGACTCAGCAACACAGCGATTTCTATCAGATAAGCTAAAGCAAAAAATAAACTCCCCCAGACTAGACCTAGACTAACTCGACGGAACAAGTTTTTTGTCCCCAAGCCAATTTGTTTGAAATTCAGGCCGTAAAAACGCAAAGCTGGGACCAGTAGTACAAGCCCTAGGAGTTTGTGGACAAAAGATTCTCCCCAGAATGTCTGATCCGTCCTCAAAATCATGTAGTCTGCAATCCGCAGAATACAGCAAACCAAATAAATAATCAAAACAATTTGAATCTGTCGGACATATTGGTCTTTAATTCTCTTTATTTTCATACTTTCTTATTCCCCTTTCCTACCTCCACGGATTGTAAAAGCGGCCGTTATTAACTGCGAAGAGAGCAAAGCAAAGCAATAGAAAAGCGACTGCCAGTGTCAGCACCAGCATATCTCGTCTGCTTAGAGCCTGATAGGTATACCAGGTCCGTTTTTTATTTTTTCCGAAACGGCGCAGCTCCATGGCCGTGGCAATGGTATTGATGCGCTCTAGCGAGCTGAAAATCAACGGAATGATAATCTGCAGATTTCCTTTCACGCGCTGAGTCAGTTTGGCTTTCTTGGATAATTCCTGCCCACGCGCTTCCTGGGACATTCGAATCAGGAAGAACTCTTCCTGCAAATCTGGAATATAGCGAAGCGTCAGACTGACCGCGTAAGCAATTTTATAGGAAATACCAAGCTGATGTAGGCTGGAAGCAAACTGACTGGGATGGGTTGTCATGAGGAAAATCACTGCCAGAGGTATGGCCGAAACATACTTGAGCAGGAGATTAAAGAGGTAGAACAGCTCCTGAGCTGTTAGATTATAAGCTCCCCAGCCAGTCCAGAGGACATCTTTGGCTCCGTAGATATCGACACCATACTGAGGCGCGAAAAGATAGACCATCACTAAGTTAAGAGCAGCAAAGGATGCCGCAAAGACTAAAACAAATGAAATGTCTCGGATGCGGATGTGGGACAGCCGAAAGAGGCAGAGGGACAGCAGGGCTAGCACCAGCAAAAAGCGAGTATCAAAGCTGATCATGGCTGCTACTGA
Protein-coding sequences here:
- a CDS encoding CPBP family intramembrane metalloprotease; the encoded protein is MKIKRIKDQYVRQIQIVLIIYLVCCILRIADYMILRTDQTFWGESFVHKLLGLVLLVPALRFYGLNFKQIGLGTKNLFRRVSLGLVWGSLFFALAYLIEIAVLLSQGNFLGLDFYVSAYSVNGNIGQQRGLLFLLICLAGNLINVLMEEGIFRGLFQKVFERKYSFIKAALFSSLLFGFWHIMAPFRSLLDGEMSLTGFCINSLILVLTSFLIGLQFALMAKMTGSLYMGMAVQFVNNTVVNLLHVLSKNGTDQLLSLRITVAQTLSFLVLLIYYQTRKRSRNEVL
- a CDS encoding energy-coupling factor transporter transmembrane protein EcfT encodes the protein MLNQRKLIGYHAGETFLHGLSGASKMLFFVLVSVAAMISFDTRFLLVLALLSLCLFRLSHIRIRDISFVLVFAASFAALNLVMVYLFAPQYGVDIYGAKDVLWTGWGAYNLTAQELFYLFNLLLKYVSAIPLAVIFLMTTHPSQFASSLHQLGISYKIAYAVSLTLRYIPDLQEEFFLIRMSQEARGQELSKKAKLTQRVKGNLQIIIPLIFSSLERINTIATAMELRRFGKNKKRTWYTYQALSRRDMLVLTLAVAFLLLCFALFAVNNGRFYNPWR